CGAGAAAGGCTAAAGATCCGGAAACTACTCCACCGTCACCTTTTCGGCTGCACGTAGCGCACGCACGCCGACCGCGATGCTGGAGCCGACCATCAAAAAGGCCGCGACCACGGGGTGCAGCCAACCACTCGCCGCCAGGATCATGCCGGTGACATTGTAGCAGGCCGCAAAACGCAGGTTGCCGTAAATGCCGCGCCGCACGACGCGCCCCAGGCGGATCGCCCGCGGCACGACCCGCAGGTCATCACCCGCCATCGTGCCCATGGCCGACGCCCGCGCCAGATCCGCGCCCCCGCCCACCGCGATCGAGCCGTTGGCCACGCCCATCGCCGCCGCATCGTTGACCCCATCGCCGACAAATACGACCTGCCGGCCGGCAGCCTGATGCGCCGCGATGCGCGCAACTTTGTCCTCCGGCGACAAGCCCCCCTCGACCGGCACGCCGAGATCCGTCGGTGGATGCCGGTCGCCCGTGAGCACCTCCACTGCCACACCGAGTTCGCGCAGTTCCGCGAGCGTCTCGGTGAGGCCCACCCGCCAGCGTTCGCCCAGCTCCACCGTCGCCGCGAGCGCGCCGTCCACCGACACCCACACCGCCTTGGCCGCGCCCGACGGCGCGTCCCCGGTGAACCCATGCAAATCCCATTCGCCCACCGCGACCTGGCGCCCGTCCACGCGGCCACGCACCCCACCGCCCGCCACCACTTCCCGCTCTGTCATGGTCGTCGCCGAACCGGGGTCACCGCCCCCGGCTGAAACCAGGGCCTGCGCCACGGGATGCATCAGGCCGTCCTCCAACCGGGCCACCGCGCCGCGCAGCCAGGCCGACGACGCCGGATCCGTCCAAGCGCCCTCCATACGCCACGCCAACACTTCCATGCGCTCTTCCGAGAGCGTGCCCGTTTTGTCGATACAGAGTTGATCACACCGGCCGAGCGCGTCGAGCAGGTCACCGGTGCGCGCCACGACGCCGAGTTTCACCAACCGCGCCAAGCCACTCCAGACCGCGATCGGCGTGGCCAAGCCCATCGCACAGGGACACGCCACCAACAGCACCGCCATGGCGTTGAACAAGGCTTCCGGCCACGGCCCCCGCAGCCACCAGAACGCAAAGGTGCCGACACTCACCGTCACCACCACGGGGAGGAAAAAACGCATGAGCGTATCGGCCTGCGCCTGCAGTGCACTCGGCGCCACCCGCGCGCGTTCCACTTCGCTCAAAATGTGATCGAGACGGCGGGCGCCGATCGTGGGCGCGATTTCCAAATCGCCGTCGACGGCATGCGTTCCCGCCAGCACCGCCTCGCCTTCACCCCGCGGCACCGGCCGCCACTCGCCGGTCATGCTTGTCTCCGAAATATAACTACGCCCGCGCACGATGGTGCCGTCCACCGCGATGGCTTCGCCCGGCGCCACCAACACCCGTTCATCGCCGCGCAGCGCTTTCACCGGCTTGGTGACTTCGCGGCCATCGGGTTCACGCACCCGCACGCTCGCAAACTGCGCGCGGGTTTTATCGACCGCCGACAGCGCCGCGAGACGGCTGCGCGCGCCGATAAGTTTGCCCAGCGTGTGCACCGCGATGAGCACCGCCACAACTTCGTAATAGACTGCTCCAGTGCGGGTGAAGGTGCTCACCAACGATCCCGCCAGCGCGCCGGTCAGCGTGACCAAAAACAACAGATCGATGCTGATGCGCGCCTCCCGCAGCGAACGCCACGCTGCGCCCACCATGTCACCGCCGAGAAAGATCAACACGAGCAGCGCCGAGAGCATGAGTCCGCCATGCACGACCCAATAACCCACGCCGTCGGCCGGCGTCACATTGATCGCTAGGCCAAACACCATCGCCTGCCCCGCCACCGCGAGTCCGATGCCGATGCGCATCCAGCCGCGCGCCACCAGATCGGCATCGGCCTGCAAACCGGGTTCGGCCGTTTGCTCTGCCGCGTCGCTCACGGTTCCACCTCGAACCAGAACGGCACGAAGGTCTCGGTGTCGTTGAGCACCATCTGCGCCCAGATGACATACAGCCCCGCCTCCGGAATCGTGACTTGGAAATGCAGTTCCGGCGCGAGCGCATCCGGCGGGTTTACCAGATCGGTCTCGCGCGGATGCAGGTGGGCGAATCCACTGCGCTCGCGGTCAAAGGCCACGAGGTGCGCAAAGGCGCCCATCACTTCACCGAGCTGCACGGGACTGCCATCGAGCGCGCGGATCGCCAACGTCAGATCGGCCGGCTCACGGGCTCGCACCTGCTCACCATCGGTGCGCAGCGAGAAAGCAAAACCATCGCGCTCGGCCGTCGGGTTGAGGATGACCGGGTTCTGCGCCACCTCGCCCGGCACCTCGATGTCAGCGCTCGCATACAAACCGCGCGCCGTCGCCGCCGGCGTGAAATCGGCAAACACCCGGTAGGTGCCCGCGAGCTTCGGGGTGAAACTCACGTGCCATTCGCCCGGCGTCTCCCCCGGCTCGGGATGCAGGTGATGATAGTCGCGGAGGGTCGGATCGACCGCCATCAGGTGCAGCTTGCGCGTGTGCGCCACCAGCAGATCGACCGGACCGATCGCCTTGCCGGTGGACGTCGCCAACGTGAGCGTGAGGTCGAGCGGTTGTCCGACCGCGGCGGTCGTCGGCGCCAGCGTGAGGCTCACCGGCGAGCGCGCTGTCGTGACCGGCAGAAACTGCGGCGCCGCCGGATCGCAGAACTCGAGCACGTTCTCCCCCTCCAGGCGGAAATCGCCATGGCTCAGGTTGGTGCCGGTGGGCAGCCAGCGAAACACCGCAAAGATGGCCAACGCGCCCAGGGTGAGCACGACCATCTGCCGGCGTTGGGCCGGATTAAACGAGGGCGCTGTCGCGGTTTCGCTCATAGGTTTCGTCTCGGGCTGGCTCTGCTTCAGCGCACGATCTTGCGCACAAACTGTTGGGTGTCCCAGCGGCTGCCATCCGCGCGATCGATGATGCGGCCCTCTTCGTTCACCAAGAGCGTCGCGAGCGTGTGTTGAATGAGCGGCCCCTCGACTTCGGCCAACACGCCGAGCTGGCGCAGCAGGTCTTTGATGGCCGACTCCGGACCGGTGAGAAAGCTGTAGTTGCTGGTGTCGATGCCGCGCGCCGCCGCGTAGTCGCGCAGCACGCCAGGCGTATCGTATTCCGGATCGAAGGTGACCGAGATGAGCTCGAGTTGATCACTCTTGCCGGCCGCCGCGACGCCTTCCTGCACCGTCATCATGTTGGTCACCGCCGCCGGACACATCGTCGCGATCGGGCAACGCGTGTAGATGAAGTTGATCACCACCTTCTTGCCCCGGAAGCGGTTCATATCGACGACCTGACCACTCTGATCATACAGCGAAAAGTCGGGCAGGTTCTCGCCCACCGCGCGGTAAACCTTGCTGCCGCGAATGACCGTGTCCTCGTGCAACTCGGCGGCGGCGGCGGCGATCTGTGACTCGGACAAACCGTCCTGCACCCAGATGTGCGCGAGACGGAAGACGCCGTTGGCTTCTTCGATGAGGCGCGCGCGGATGCGTTGGCCGGCCTCAAGATTGGCGAGGTCACCCGCGCCGGCTTGGAACTCCATCACCATTTGCGGCATGTAGTCGGGGATGGGGTCGTGGTCGACGAGCAGGGTGCCGCGTTCGAGATCGACCTTCACGATTTGCCCGGTGAGCGGACGGCCGGGCACCGGCAGTCGTTCGGGTTGCGCTGCCTTTTCGGCGCGGTTGCATGCGGTGAGCAACAGCGCGGTGGTCACGAGGCTCACGCCCAACCAACGGCGGACGCAGCACGAGAACCCGGCAATCTTCGAAGTCATGTGCTCACGGATTCCCCGGCAGATAGATTTGTCAAAGGGAATGCGGCTCGTAGGGTGACCCGCTCTCCCCTTCCGCCCCGCCGCTTTCTGCCCACCATGCCGTTGCTCAGCACGTCCGCCCGTTCTTCCAGCTACCAACCCGGTTTGGCGTGGTTCGCCACGCTCGGCGGCATCTGGGTGTTTGTGCTGGTGATGCTCGGCGCGTTCACCACCAGCATCGGCGCCGGCATGATCTTTCTCGATTGGCCGCTCTCCAATGGATCGCTCAATCCCGACGGCTGGCTGAGCGACATCATGATGTTTGCCGAGCACTCCCATCGCCTGAGCGCCGGCATGATGTCCTTTATCACCATCGGCATCTGGTTGGCTGTTTGGAAAAAGGAAGCGCGCGCCTGGGTGCGGCACGTCGCGCTCTTCGCCGTGGCCCTGGTGTTCGTGCAGGCGCTGGTTGGCGGACTGCGGGTGCTGCTCGACCACATCTTCCTCGATTCGGTCAGCGTAGGTCGCCTCTTCGCCATGCTGCACGCCTGCCTCGCGCAGGTCTACGTGTGCACCCTGCTCACCATCGCGCTCGCGCTGTCGCGCCCCTGGATCGAAGCCTCGGCCCGCTCCGACGGACTGGCCGCCCTGTCTCGCCTCGGCCGGTGGTGTTGCGGGCTGTTGCTGCTCCAACTCGCCATCGCGGCGATCATGCGTCATAGCTACGCCGGCATGGCTATCCCCACCTTCCCGCTGAGCTCCGCCGACGGCGACCTGTTGCCGCCGCTGTGGAATTTCCGGGTCGGCATTCACTTCGCCCATCGCGTGATGGCGGTCGTGCTGAGCGTGGCGCTCATCACTTACGCCGTGAAGCTGGCCAAAGCACACCTCGGCGGCGCCGGCACCACCATTGCGACGCTGCTCGTCGCTCAAGTCGCCCTCGGCGCCTCGGTCATTTGGACCACCCGCAATCCCTACGTGACGACCGGTCACGTGCTGGTGGGCGCCCTGCTGCTCGCCACCACTTACGGCGCCACCCTGTGGACCATGCGCCGGGAAGGGAGGGTCAGCGTATGAGTTCGAACGACGCCGCTTCGGCCTCCGCCCATGAACCGCCCGTCGCGGCGGCCGGTCGTTTTGCCGACTACGTGGAGCTCACCAAACCGCGGCTCAGCATGCTGTCGGTCATCACCGCCATGGTCGGTTACCTTGTGGTGAAGGCGCCGTGGGAGTGGACCCATTTCATTGCCACCATGGTCGGCACCTCCGCCTGCGCCGGCGGTGTCGCGTCGCTCAATCAATGGATGGAGCGCGACACCGACGCCAAGATGCACCGAACTGCCGACCGTCCCCTGCCCTCCGGCAAAGTGCCCGATGGCGCTGCCTTTGTGCTCGGTTGGGGCCTGTGTTTTGGCGGCTGTTTCCTGCTCTTCGCGCTGGCCAGTCCGCTCGCCGCCGCTTTTGCCCTCGCGACCATCGTGACCTACCTCGCGTGGTATACGCCCGCCAAGCGCTGGTCCAAGTGGAGCACCGAGATCGGCGCCATCGCCGGCGCCTTTCCGCCCCTCATCGGTTACGCCGCCGCTCACGGTGGCATGGAACCGCTGGGGTGGGTCTTGTTTGGCCTGCTGGCCTTTTGGCAAATCCCGCACTTCATGGCCATCGCCTGGACTTACCGGGAGGACTACAGCGCGGTCGATTTTCCGATGTTGCCGGTGCGCGACCGCGACGGCCAAACCGTCGCCCTCTGGTCGCTGGTCAACACCGTCGCCGTGGTGATCGTGAGCGCCCTGCCAAGCTTCATGGGCGATGCGACCTGGATCTACTTCGGCGTGACGGTGCTGCTCGGGCTCTGGTTCATGATGCGCGCCGTCGCTTTCCTGCGCAAAGACGGCCGCGACCAAGCCGCCCGCAAACTGTTTTTCGCCTCCATCGGCTGGCTTCCGTTGCAGCTTGGTGCACTGGTGATCGATCGCCTCTTCTTGGTATGACGATTCACGACATCCCCGCCCTCAACGCCATGCTCAATGGCCTCGCCACGCTCCTGATGACCTTCGGCTTCGGCTTCATCAAGGCCGGTTACCGCGACGCCCACCGCAAGGCGATGCTCGCCGCCGGCGGCGTGTCGGCGATCTTCCTGGTCGGTTACGTCGCCCACAAAATCGCCGTGCAGGGCGTGCACACCCCCTTCGGCGGCGAAGGCGCGATCAAGGGCATCTACTATGCGATGCTCATCTCCCACATCCTGCTCGCCATGAGCATCGCCTACCTCGTGCCGCGCACCTTCTGGTTCGCCATCAAGGGCAACTATGAGCGGCACAAAAAGTGGGCCCGCTGGACCTTCCCCATCTGGTATTACGTGAGTGTGACCGGCGTCCTGGTCTACTTTTTCCTCTACCGCTGGTGGCCCGCCACGGCCTGAGCCGAGCCGCTACAAATCCTCATCCAGATACAGCCATTTCGGGCGTAAAGCCCGACCCACAAATCGGTTACTCTGTCTGATGTGGGTCGGGCTCTTGCCCGCCTCGGGCGCGGTTACGCCCGACATCCCTACTTCTGTAACCACCAACTCGGCGAACGCGCCAGAGCGGCTCAGCCGAAACGTTTTTCAACCAAGGCGTCGACGCGCTCCTTGGACATCAACACGTGTCGCGGCGTGGTGCGCGGACTCAGTTCCAAGGTAAGCCGATGGTGCGGCTCCCAGAATGAGCTGATCATGTCGAAATCGATCTGCCCATAACCCACCGGCTGATGGTCATCGTCATCCGCGACGTCGTGCAGGTGGAAGCCCAGCAGGCGGCTGGCGTTCTTCTCCAAATGCTCACGGTGACTGATGACGCCCATGTTCTGCTTGAGCTCGGCATGGCCCGTGTCGTGCCAATAGCCGCAGTGCCGCTGCTCGGGCATCGCATCAAAAAAGGCCGGAAAGTCGTCATCGAGCGGCAGCTCTTGGAACTTCTCCCGATTCTCGCAGGCGATCATGACCTTCTTTTCGAGGCAGCGTTCGCGAATCTCTTCCAGGCTCGCCAGCACCTGCTCCCAGTAGGGCGGCATGCGCTTGCGCTGCTTGGCCAGCGCCTTCTCCAGCACCTTCCGGTAGCCCGGGTCCTTGGCCACATCGAGCTCCGAGTGCATGCGCCGGTAGGCCTTCACCTTGCGCACCGGATTGGTCCAAAAGAAGTGCACGCTGCCGAGGTGCGTCACCATGACCGACGCGCCCACCTGCGCGGTGAAGTCGATCGACTTGAGGGTGTGCCGGAGCCACTGGTCGTGCTCCTTGTGCGTCGCGTTCGACGGCTCAAACAGGTTGGGCGCCGAATGGTTGATGCCGGTGGGTAGCGGACAAAAATTGTGCGTCGAAGTGATCTGGATCAGCCCCTCTTCGACTGCCCGCAGAATCCCTGGCACCAGCACGATGCGCGTCCCGTGGCTCAGCTCCGCATAGTCGAAACCGAGGTCGCGAATCTCCTTGAGCATCGCGTAGCCATCGGTGTGGCGGTAGGAGTTCCAGCAGGTTGATAGCGCCAGGGTCGGCTTCACAGGGAGGTTAGAAAAGACGAAATCAGAAACAGGAGCAACTCAGGTCGTCCAAGTGTGAGTCGCTTGCAGAAAAGACGGATCAAGGCACAAAAAAACCGCGCCCGCGAACAACGTTCGACCGGCGCGGTGGGGAAAAAGGCTCGGTTCGTCGCGCGTGGCGACGACAGCGGGATCAACCCTCGTGGCGACGGCGCAGCATCTGGGTGAAGGCCATGACCTTCTCCTTGCGGCGACGCTTCGCGCAGGGCTTCTCGAAGTAACGCTTGGCGCGAACACCCTTGATGATGTTCTCGCGTTCGAGCTTCTTCTTCAGGCGACGCAGGGCGCGGTCGACCGGCTCGCTTTTGCGGATTTTGATTTCGATGGGCATGTCGTAGGACGTGTTTCTGAAAGGGAAAAAGGCTCATAGCGCCAAAGCGTGGCCTCTGCGTCAACGGCAATCTTTAGCCGCCCCATCTGCGCCAAAAAGGCGCCGCTTGATTTCCATTTCAGCGTTTCAGCTTTCTGATTTCAGCTTTTCCCTACGCCCGTGCCCGCCGATCCGAGTTTCGCCCACCTTCACGTTCACACCGATTATTCCCTGCTCGACGGAGCCTGCCGCATCGACCGGCTGATGGGCCGCGCCAGCGAGCTCGGCATGACCGCGCTCGCTCTCACCGACCACGGTAACCTCTTCGGCGCCATCGCGTTCTACAACGCCGCCAAGGCCGCCGGCATCAAGCCGCTCATCGGCTGCGAGCTCTACATGACCACCGGCTCCCGCCTCGAAAAGAAGGGACGCGCCGAGGACGGCAAGAGCTACTACCACCTGGGCCTCCTCGCCAAAAACCTCACCGGCTACCAGAACCTGCTCAAGCTGGTCTCCGACTCCCACCTGCGCGGTTTTTATTACAAACCCCGCACCGACATGGAGACCCTCGCCCAATATTCCGAGGGCCTCATCGGCTTCACCGGCTGCCTCGCCTCCCTCGTCCCCCAGCTCCTCCTGCACGATCGCGAAGAGGAAGCCCGCGAGGCCTGCGCTAAGTTCGTCGATATCTTCGGCAAGGAGAACTACTTCGTCGAAATCCAGGACCACGGCATCCCCGAGCAGAAGAAGATCATTCCCGGCCTCATCAAGCTGGGCGAGGAGTTCGACCTGAAACTCATCGCCACCAACGACGTCCACTACGTCAACGCCGACGACGCCCAGCCGCACGACGCCCTGCTCTGCATCCAGACCGGCTCCAAGCTGGCCGAGGAAAACCGCATGCGTTTCTCCGGCGACCAGTTCTACCTCAAGTCGCGCGCCGAGATGGAACGGGTCTTCCCAGAGTTCCCCGAGTCCATTCTCAACACCCAGCTGGTCGCCGAGATGTGCGACCTCGCCATCCCCTTCCCCAAGGGCTCCGAGCGTTACCCCAAGTATCCGCTGCCCCCGGAAATTTCCTCCAAGTATTCGCCTGCCGAATACCTTCACCAGCTCTGCGTCGAGGGCCTGAAGGACCGCTACGACGTCGATTACGATTCCATCGCCGCTCACGAGAACGTCGCCGCCAAACTCGACCTGCTCAACAACCGCCCCGAAGGCGAAAAACCCAAGCCGCCCGACTACTCCGGCCTCGATAGCGCCGAAGAGCTCGTCGTCCGTCTCGGCTACGAGCAGGCCATCATCAACGTCACCGGCTTCGTCGACTACTTCCTTGTCGTGTGGGACTTCATCAACTGGGCCCGCGAACACGAGATCCCCGTCGGTCCCGGCCGTGGTTCCGGTGCCGGCTGCCTCGTCGCCTACCTGCTGACCATCACCAACATCGACCCGATGCGGTTCGGTCTGCTCTTCGAACGTTTCCTCAACCCGGAACGTATCTCCCCGCCCGACTTCGATATCGACTTCTGCATGCGCCGCCGCGTCGAGGTGATCGACTACGTGCGCGAGAAATACGGCCGCGACTGCGTCGCCAACATCATCACCTACGGCACCCTCGGCGCCAAGATGGTCATCCGCGACGTCTCCCGCGTGCACGACCTCGCCTTCGCCGACGCCGACCGGCTCGCGAAGATGATTCCCGACGAGCTCAACATCTCGCTCACCGATTCCATCGAGAAGTCTTCCGAGCTGCGCACCGAGATCGACCGCAACCCGATGGCCAAGAAGATCGTCACCGCCGGTCTCGTCCTCGAGGGCATGGTGCGCAACACCGGCAAACACGCCGCCGGCATCATCATCACCGACCAGCCGCTGGAGAACTTCGTCCCCCTCACCCTGCAGGAAGGCGACGTCACCGTGCAGTTCTCCATGAAGGCCGTGGATAAACTCGGCCTGCTGAAGATGGACTTCCTCGGCCTCAAGACGCTCACCGTCATCTCCGACGCCGTCGCCAACGTCCGCCGCACCCAGCAGATGCCGGACTTCTCCATCGACGACGTCTCCCTCGAGGACCCCAAAACCTACGAGCTGCTCAACGCCGGCAAAACCGTCGGCGTGTTCCAGCTCGAATCGCCGGGCATGCAGAACGCCTCCCGCCAGGTGGGCATCTCCAACATCGACGACATCAACGCCATCTCGGCCCTCTACCGGCCGGGCCCGATGCAGTTCATCCCCGACTACGCCCGCGGTAAACACAACCCGGCCTCGGTCCAGTATCCCCACGAGCTCCTCGAGCCCGTCCTCCGCGAAACCTTCGGCATCATCGTCTACCAGGAACAGGTGATGGAGTGTGCCAAGGTCATCGCCGGTTATTCCCTCGGTGGCGCCGACATGCTCCGCCGCGCCATGGGTAAGAAAGACCAGAAGGCCATGGATGAGCAGCGCCAGATCTTCATCAAGGGCGCCAAGGAGAAGCACGACATCTCCGCCACCAAAGCCAACGAGATCTTCGACCTCCTCAACAAGTTCGCCCAATACGGCTTCAACAAATCCCACTCCGCCGCCTACGCCGTCGTCGCCTACCAGACGGCGTATTTGAAAGCCAACTACCCGGTCGAGTTCATGGCCGCCGTGCTCACCGCCGAGCTCGGCAACGCCGAAAAGGTGTCCCACTTCATCGATGAAGCCCTCGCCATGGGCATCGAGGTGCAGGGCCCCGACGTGAACGAATCCCGCGAAAACTTCGCCCCGGTCGCCGGCGGCAAAATCCGCTTCGGTCTCGCCGGCATCAAGGGCGTGGGTGAAGCCGCCTCCCTCAAGATCATCGAGGAGCGCGAAGCCAACGGGCACTTCGAGAACTTCGACGACTTCATCGCCCGCGTCGACGGCAAGGCCGCCAACAAACGCGTCCTCGAACACCTCGTCAAAACCGGCGCCTTCGATTTCTCCGGCGAGCCGCGCAAGGGCATCTTCGAGCGCATCGACTCCGCCATCGCCGCCGCCGCCGAGCAGGCCCGCGACCGCGCCGCCGGCCAAAACAACTTCCTCGACATGCTGGCCGAACCCGAGCCGCCGAAACCTGCCGGCAATCGAAAATCCGAAATCAAAAATCTGAAACCCGACGACGTCACCGACTTCACGTCATCGGAAAAACTCGCCTTCGAAAAGGAGCTGCTCGGCTTCTACGTCTCCGGCCACCCGATGAACACCTACATCGGTCTCGCCGACGCGCTCGACACCTACGACCTCGACGAGCTGCTGGAACAGGAGGACCGCACGCCCTTCCGCATCTGCGGCATCGCCGGTGGCCTGCAGAAAAAACTCTCCAAAAAGGACAACCGCCCCTGGGTCGCCTTCTCCCTCGCCACCAAACAGGCCACCCTGCAGCTCAACATGTTTGCCAACGCCTACGAGGAATACGGCGAGGTGCTCAGCGAAAACGCCCCGGTTGTCATCTGCGGCACGGTCATGGTCAACGAAGAGGGTGCCCGCCTCAACGTCCGCGAGGCGTATCATCTGCCCAACTACGTCGCCTCCAACATCAAGCGCGTCACCTGGCTGCTCGATCCGGCCAATACCGACAACAGCTCCTTCCTGCGCAGTCTGCGGCCCATCATCGACGGCCAGTCCGGTCCCACCTCCACCAGCCTCGGTTTCGTGGGCCCCGACCGCTCCGTCGCCATCGCCGACATCTCCACCGCCCTCGACTGGAAACTCTCCGGCGAAATCTTCCAGGTCCTGCGCAACCACCCCGCCGTCGTCGGCGTGCAAATCGAGACCGCCCCCTTCGAACTCAAACAGACCCAGCGCTGGGGTAAACGGCGCTAAACCGGGGCACGTTGCCCCTCCCTGCTTACGGTGCCCATTAGCCTCCTGATTGGCTCATGGGCACATTCACGTAATCGGGGATATATCCCTAAAGTATACTAGTAATTCCCCCGAATAGGTAGCTCAGCAGACCCTAGGACCGGTTTGCCACCAGCTACCAATGAACACCTCTCGAATCCGCACTGGCCTTGCGGCCGTATCGACCGCGCTCGCCTGCATCGCTTGGCCGAGCACCGCCTCCGCCACCGTATCCTTCGCTGACATTCAAGTCGGCGGCTTCATCAGCCAAGGTTACCTCCAAAGTTGGGGTAACAACTATCCCGTCGAAGCCGACGGCGGCACCTTCGACTTCCGCGAGATCGCGCTCAACGCGTCCTACTCGCGCGGCGACTTTCGCATCGGCGCCCAGGCGTTTGCCCAGAGTCTCGGCAACTACGGCGAGGACGAGCCGATCCTCGACTGGGCCGTCGCCGACTACCAATTCCGCCGCGAGATCGGCCTGCGCGCCGGTCGCCTAAAGTTTCCCCGCGGACTCTACGGCGAAGCCCTCGATGTCGATTCCATCCGCCCCTACGCCTTCCTGCCGCTCAGCCTCTACAACCCCATCCTGCGCGACTTCTTCGGCTCCTTCGACGGCGCCATGGCCTACGGCAACCTCGGCCTCGGTGACGCCGGCTCCCTCGACTACAAAGTCTTTTACGGCGACCGCTCCGTGAGCGCCGACCAAGGCGTGGCCGACTTCTTCAATAACTCCGGCATCTACGCCGCTCCCGGCGTGGCTGCACTCAAACTCGGCTCCGTCTACGGCCTGCAACTCTTCTGGAATACGCCCATCCTCGGCCTACGCGGCGGATACTCCTTCAACCGCCTCGCCGATGTCGCCGGCGACGGCGCCTTCGCCCCCGCTCCCGCCCTCCCCGCCGGCCTGACCTCCGACGCCTACGACACCCACGCGCTGTCGGTGGAATATTACTACAACGACTGGGTCTTCGCCGCCGAGTGGCAGCGTGTCGTGAGCGACTTCCATCTCACCACCCCGCTCTTCGTCCGCCCCAGCCCTTTCCAGTGGAGCAATTGGTATGTCTCGGCCGCCCGCCGCATCACGCCCTACCTCGAACTGGGGGCCTACTACAGCTCCCAAACCGACGACGCACCCGACCCCACCGCGCCAGACTTCTACAACTACAACCGCGAATGGGTCGCCAGCGCTCGCTTCGATCTCACCGACCAACTCCTCGTCAAAATCGAGGGCCACTGGATCGAGGGTGCCATGAACGTCTTCAACACCGTCAAGACGCCCAACCCCGCCCGCGACCTGCGCACCACCCTGCTCGCCGTCAAAACCACTTACTCGTTCTGACCCACCACCGCCTACCCGTGATCGTCATGCAACGCACCCTTCGCTCCTCTCTGCTCCTGCTGCTCGGCCTGTGCACCGCCGTCCTGAGCGCCTCCGCCGCCCCCGCCCTCGTGGGCAACGCCGACCTCGCCGGCAACGCCCTCGATGCCGACGCCGCCAAAGCCGTCCTCCTCGGCAAAAACAACAAAATCGGTTCCGCCCGCGTCGTCATCATCGTCGCGAAAAACAGCCCCGCCCAGGAGAGCTTCCTCAAAGCCACCGTCGGCATGAGTTCCGGCCAGTTCCAAAACCACTGGCGCCGCCTCTTCATGACCGGTGGCGGCTCCGCCCCCAAGGTCGTGGCCGATGAACAGGCCGCCCTCGCCCTCGCCGCCTCCACCCCCGGGGCCATCTGCATCGTCGACAACACCGCCGCCGGCGAGCTGCCCGTGCTTTCCGAAATCTAACCTGCCCCCGCCTTCGCCATGCAGTCCTCCAAGCCAGCCATCACCCTGCGCCGCACCATTGCCTTGGTGCTGGGCTCGTTCGCGGTCGTGCTGATCGGCGTGCTCAGCGTATCCGGCACCGTCCGGCACTACACGCACCTCGGCGCCCTCGGCACCACCGAGTTCACCGAACGCCACCTGCCCAATCTCCTGCGCCTAGGCAGCATGCAACAAGCCACCCTGCGCAGCGAAGCGGCCCTCTTCCAATTCGCCCTCGCCGGCGACGAGGCCAAAATGGCCCAGCGCCACGAAGCCTTCGCCGCCAGCATCGCCGTCGTCGAAGCCGACCTCGCCGCCATGGCGGAATCCGTC
This portion of the Actomonas aquatica genome encodes:
- the dnaE gene encoding DNA polymerase III subunit alpha yields the protein MPADPSFAHLHVHTDYSLLDGACRIDRLMGRASELGMTALALTDHGNLFGAIAFYNAAKAAGIKPLIGCELYMTTGSRLEKKGRAEDGKSYYHLGLLAKNLTGYQNLLKLVSDSHLRGFYYKPRTDMETLAQYSEGLIGFTGCLASLVPQLLLHDREEEAREACAKFVDIFGKENYFVEIQDHGIPEQKKIIPGLIKLGEEFDLKLIATNDVHYVNADDAQPHDALLCIQTGSKLAEENRMRFSGDQFYLKSRAEMERVFPEFPESILNTQLVAEMCDLAIPFPKGSERYPKYPLPPEISSKYSPAEYLHQLCVEGLKDRYDVDYDSIAAHENVAAKLDLLNNRPEGEKPKPPDYSGLDSAEELVVRLGYEQAIINVTGFVDYFLVVWDFINWAREHEIPVGPGRGSGAGCLVAYLLTITNIDPMRFGLLFERFLNPERISPPDFDIDFCMRRRVEVIDYVREKYGRDCVANIITYGTLGAKMVIRDVSRVHDLAFADADRLAKMIPDELNISLTDSIEKSSELRTEIDRNPMAKKIVTAGLVLEGMVRNTGKHAAGIIITDQPLENFVPLTLQEGDVTVQFSMKAVDKLGLLKMDFLGLKTLTVISDAVANVRRTQQMPDFSIDDVSLEDPKTYELLNAGKTVGVFQLESPGMQNASRQVGISNIDDINAISALYRPGPMQFIPDYARGKHNPASVQYPHELLEPVLRETFGIIVYQEQVMECAKVIAGYSLGGADMLRRAMGKKDQKAMDEQRQIFIKGAKEKHDISATKANEIFDLLNKFAQYGFNKSHSAAYAVVAYQTAYLKANYPVEFMAAVLTAELGNAEKVSHFIDEALAMGIEVQGPDVNESRENFAPVAGGKIRFGLAGIKGVGEAASLKIIEEREANGHFENFDDFIARVDGKAANKRVLEHLVKTGAFDFSGEPRKGIFERIDSAIAAAAEQARDRAAGQNNFLDMLAEPEPPKPAGNRKSEIKNLKPDDVTDFTSSEKLAFEKELLGFYVSGHPMNTYIGLADALDTYDLDELLEQEDRTPFRICGIAGGLQKKLSKKDNRPWVAFSLATKQATLQLNMFANAYEEYGEVLSENAPVVICGTVMVNEEGARLNVREAYHLPNYVASNIKRVTWLLDPANTDNSSFLRSLRPIIDGQSGPTSTSLGFVGPDRSVAIADISTALDWKLSGEIFQVLRNHPAVVGVQIETAPFELKQTQRWGKRR
- the rpsU gene encoding 30S ribosomal protein S21, whose product is MPIEIKIRKSEPVDRALRRLKKKLERENIIKGVRAKRYFEKPCAKRRRKEKVMAFTQMLRRRHEG